A stretch of the Salarias fasciatus chromosome 3, fSalaFa1.1, whole genome shotgun sequence genome encodes the following:
- the mogat3a gene encoding 2-acylglycerol O-acyltransferase 1, giving the protein MRIEFAPLNVPLRRRLQTAAVLQWVFSFLALAQCCLAAFVLLSLSDWWLLALLYAGWLWLDWDTPTSGGRRSQWVRSWTVWEYFRDYFPLTLVKTVDLDPKKNYIFGFHPHGVLVAGAFGNFCTECSGFSRLFPGLRPHLLMLPFWFRVPFFRDYIMCGGLVSSSKSSLSHLVSRPEGGNVAVVAVGGASEALDARPGALTLQVLNRKGFIKLALKHGAQLVPVFSFGENELFDQMENPAGSPLRRLQNRLQSIMGIAMPLFHARGVFQYSFGLIPYRQPVCTVVGRPIPVSQTPSPSREDIERLHSLYLQSLTELFEEHKHEYGVQEHEHLHFI; this is encoded by the exons ATGAGGATCGAGTTCGCCCCGCTGAACGTCCCGCTGCGGAGGAGGCTGCAGACCGCGGCCGTCCTGCAGTGGGTCTTCTCCTTCCTGGCTCTGG CTCAGTGCTGTCTCGCGGCCTtcgtcctcctgtccctctctgATTGGTGGCTTCTGGCTCTGCTCTACGCTGGTTGGCTGTGGCTGGACTGGGACACGCCCACCAGCGGGGGTCGGAGGTCGCAGTGGGTCCGGAGCTGGACGGTGTGGGAGTACTTCAGGGATTACTTCCCTCTGACG CTCGTGAAAACCGTTGATCTGGATCCCAAGAAGAACTACATCTTTGGATTCCACCCTCATG gggtCCTGGTTGCCGGGGCGTTTGGGAACTTCTGTACGGAGTGCAGCGGGTTCTCGCGGCTGTTCCCGGGACTCCGCCCCCACCTGCTGATGCTGCCGTTCTGGTTCCGGGTTCCGTTCTTCAGGGACTACATCATGTGTGGCG gCCTGGTGTCCAGCTCCAAGTCCAGCCTGTCCCACCTGGTCAGCCGTCCAGAGGGGGGGAAcgtggcggtggtggcggtgggcggagcctcggagGCGCTGGACGCCCGGCCGGGAGCGCTGACCCTGCAG GTGCTGAACAGGAAGGGCTTCATCAAACTGGCCCTCAAACACGG GGCCCAGCTGGTTCCGGTCTTCTCCTTCGGGGAGAACGAGCTGTTCGACCAGATGGAGAACCCGGCCGGTTCTCCTCTGAGGaggctgcag AACCGGctgcaaagcatcatgggaatcGCCATGCCGCTGTTCCACGCCCGCGGAGTCTTCCAGTACAGCTTCGGCCTGATTCCCTACAGGCAGCCTGTCTGCACCGTGG TGGGAAGGCCGATCCCCGTGTCCCAGACTCCGTCCCCCAGCAGAGAGGACATCGAGCGTCTCCACAGTCTTTACCTGCAGAGTCTGACTGAACTCTTCGAGGAGCACAAACACGAGTACGGCGTCCAGGAGCACGAGCACCTGCACTTCATCTga